The following coding sequences lie in one Candidatus Neptunochlamydia sp. REUL1 genomic window:
- a CDS encoding helix-turn-helix domain-containing protein — MIPLENQAAFRQAVLELQEKKVGGRIKGKDILELMKTKYGVDPSLKPVYNTLKRADLVWISGRLIHPKADLEAQETLKKTSQKK; from the coding sequence TTGATACCTCTAGAAAATCAAGCTGCATTCAGGCAAGCTGTTTTAGAGCTGCAAGAGAAGAAAGTAGGTGGTCGTATCAAAGGGAAAGACATTTTGGAATTGATGAAAACAAAATATGGAGTCGACCCATCTTTGAAGCCGGTATACAATACGTTGAAAAGGGCTGACCTCGTCTGGATCTCGGGTCGATTAATTCACCCCAAGGCAGACTTAGAAGCCCAAGAGACTTTAAAAAAAACTTCTCAGAAAAAGTAG
- a CDS encoding HEAT repeat domain-containing protein, with the protein MGRFLLIILTFFTPLCAAISKNQVLYLMQAGEVEKGIQLYQDWVKENERHDFDILEQMGYILLKQGATSGDEETLLLSMYGLGIAGSTEGMELYEMGMNSHNPMTQMATIQFLSRLQEDEVEGLLFKAFSSPYLVIRIEAAHALAQRRSEAVTGMIDSLMQKLPPFFHVYFPELFAMIGTPDAMGVLKRMAGHSQLNVRLFTILSAARFGRDDFLSEIRAGATHSDHAEQETCAAALGYLKDSHSIPRLKELSKSKHLNVKLVACHSLALLGDLSYREPILESALQKNPLAIPMLLDMPNTEPLLVTLLSDYNFHIRANAALVLLKKRNPKCVPTLLKMLIKDEKDLGFQPIYSLGQALMAWKVIPSCTHYAKKTQQDIPGITLALREQILQDALELPEEEFLKIAQAVFDKKENELIPILIHLLENLGTPGAEALLKEECRRAGAPFIRTYCHLALHRIRAKGPHKEHIYQWVGSQRDHELFQFREMLSWTDRKETEGSYILTPKETSRLLIESYETLVDSHEIEGIDILLSAIRLGHKKNRFLLAGLLLKAIQ; encoded by the coding sequence ATGGGACGCTTTCTCCTCATAATCCTTACATTTTTCACCCCTCTTTGCGCAGCCATTTCTAAGAATCAAGTCCTCTATTTAATGCAGGCAGGAGAAGTTGAAAAAGGAATTCAGCTCTATCAAGACTGGGTCAAAGAAAATGAAAGACATGACTTTGATATCCTTGAACAGATGGGGTACATCCTTCTGAAACAAGGGGCTACTAGTGGAGATGAGGAAACTCTTCTTCTCAGCATGTATGGCCTGGGGATTGCTGGTTCAACGGAGGGGATGGAACTTTATGAGATGGGGATGAATAGTCATAACCCCATGACCCAAATGGCAACAATTCAGTTTCTTAGTCGTCTCCAAGAAGATGAGGTTGAGGGGCTCTTATTTAAGGCTTTTTCTTCCCCATATTTAGTGATTCGGATAGAGGCTGCCCATGCTTTAGCACAGCGCCGCTCTGAGGCAGTGACAGGAATGATTGATTCTTTGATGCAAAAACTCCCCCCTTTTTTTCACGTCTATTTCCCTGAACTTTTTGCTATGATTGGAACTCCAGATGCCATGGGAGTCTTAAAGCGTATGGCAGGGCACTCTCAGTTGAATGTACGTCTCTTTACGATTCTTTCAGCAGCACGCTTCGGTCGAGATGATTTTTTATCAGAGATTCGGGCAGGAGCAACCCACTCCGATCATGCGGAGCAAGAGACCTGCGCAGCAGCTCTTGGTTATCTAAAGGATTCTCATTCAATTCCTCGACTGAAAGAGCTCTCTAAATCAAAACATCTCAATGTGAAACTGGTTGCTTGCCATTCACTGGCGCTGCTTGGAGATCTCTCATACCGTGAACCCATTCTTGAGAGCGCACTTCAAAAAAATCCTCTCGCGATTCCAATGCTCCTGGACATGCCCAATACAGAACCCCTTCTAGTCACACTTCTCTCGGATTATAACTTTCATATTCGTGCAAATGCTGCCCTAGTACTATTGAAGAAGCGCAATCCAAAATGTGTTCCCACGCTCCTAAAAATGCTTATCAAAGATGAAAAGGATTTGGGTTTTCAGCCGATCTATTCTTTGGGACAAGCTTTAATGGCTTGGAAGGTTATCCCCTCATGTACTCATTATGCTAAGAAAACTCAGCAGGATATTCCAGGTATTACGCTGGCACTGCGCGAGCAGATTTTGCAAGATGCTTTAGAGCTCCCAGAAGAGGAATTTCTAAAAATTGCCCAGGCAGTCTTTGATAAAAAAGAAAATGAACTGATTCCTATCTTAATTCATCTCCTTGAGAATCTGGGTACCCCAGGGGCTGAAGCTCTTTTAAAGGAGGAGTGTCGCCGCGCAGGAGCTCCTTTTATTCGCACATACTGTCACTTAGCACTTCATCGAATACGCGCTAAGGGACCTCATAAAGAGCACATCTACCAATGGGTAGGAAGCCAACGAGATCATGAACTGTTTCAATTTCGGGAAATGCTTTCCTGGACAGATCGAAAAGAAACAGAAGGCTCTTATATTTTAACTCCAAAGGAAACCTCCAGATTGCTCATTGAGAGTTACGAAACTCTTGTCGATAGTCATGAGATTGAGGGAATCGATATTCTCCTCTCTGCAATCCGCTTGGGACATAAAAAAAACCGCTTTCTTCTCGCTGGACTCTTGCTCAAGGCGATTCAATAA
- a CDS encoding IS630 family transposase, giving the protein MGQRGTVTRTWAKKGTRPRLARQQQFEYAYIFGAICPVRDEAVGLVMPAVNTEAMLVHLEHISMKIPEGRHAVIVLDRAAWHTTKRLKRFSNISLLPLPPVSPELNPTEQVWQTLRDEHLANRCYEDYDAITMACCDAWNAFVDTPTRVRRLCSRPWAIL; this is encoded by the coding sequence GTGGGGCAAAGAGGCACTGTAACCCGTACATGGGCCAAGAAAGGAACACGTCCTCGGCTCGCACGTCAGCAGCAATTTGAATACGCTTACATATTTGGAGCTATTTGCCCCGTCAGAGATGAAGCTGTAGGCCTTGTAATGCCAGCTGTAAATACAGAAGCAATGCTTGTGCATCTTGAGCACATTTCCATGAAGATTCCTGAAGGAAGGCATGCAGTTATTGTGCTGGATAGAGCTGCTTGGCATACAACAAAGCGACTTAAAAGGTTTAGCAACATAAGCCTTCTACCGCTTCCTCCGGTTTCGCCAGAGTTGAATCCAACAGAACAAGTATGGCAAACGCTTCGAGATGAACATCTAGCGAATCGCTGTTATGAAGATTATGATGCGATTACAATGGCCTGCTGCGATGCATGGAATGCATTTGTTGACACTCCAACCAGAGTGAGAAGGCTCTGCTCAAGACCGTGGGCTATTTTATGA